The window AATGTGGTTTTTATAAAATTAAACGTAATAATGAAGCACAAGTAAGCTAATATAAAGAAAGATTTCACCTCAAATCAATTACACAATTAATATTCAGCTGTTGTTTTCGTCAGATTGGTTACCACTGCCATACTTAGCCGAAAAATCTTTGGCCTTTTCATCAGCAATAGTATCGTTATGGTCTTCGGGTTCCAGGTTTTCATCTAAACGATCGTTCCAATCATTTATTCCTTTAGCGGGATGTTTGATATGTTCTTCTGTAAAATCAGCCTTTGATTTTGCGAGATCTTGTTTTTGATTTTCCATCTTGATATTTATTTTAAATAAAACAATAAAGTATATGGAAAGTTTCGGCTAAGCACGTAGATATTGCCTTACCTGATATTTATGATAAGCGCCCCGTTTCACTAGAAAAGATGTTATTTCTGAGCAGGCGGCTCATCTTTTGCATCTTTAAATTCTTTAACACTCTTCCCTACCCCTCTCATTAATTCGGGCAGTTTTTTACCGCCTAAAATAAGCAGGATAACCACTCCGATTAAAATAATTTCGATTGCAGACATAATTTTCTTTTTTACAAGATACGTTAATTATCCCGAAATAGTTTTTCGATTTATTTAATACAAAAAGAGTAAATTGATCATTAGGAGTTAAGTATATTAAGCAACAATTCACAATGAATACCTGAATAACACTCGCTAAAAGCTATTTAACCCTTAAGCTCTTTCTAAACATTTATTAATGGGCGTTGTTTACAGAAAATTGATTATTGCATATTAATTATTTAATTCTCTACACCAACTGTGCATTCAAAGTCCTTGCTTTTA is drawn from Pedobacter sp. HDW13 and contains these coding sequences:
- a CDS encoding twin-arginine translocase TatA/TatE family subunit; this translates as MSAIEIILIGVVILLILGGKKLPELMRGVGKSVKEFKDAKDEPPAQK